A section of the Naumovozyma dairenensis CBS 421 chromosome 5, complete genome genome encodes:
- the TOA1 gene encoding transcription initiation factor IIA large subunit (similar to Saccharomyces cerevisiae TOA1 (YOR194C); ancestral locus Anc_8.603) translates to MSNSEASKVYELIVSSVINEVREDFENAGIDEQTLQDLKRVWQSKLTETKVTNFTWDEEVFPHVAATEGQQLPGAPQLIDSNLDANGNPVTIVKEEEGQNLVLPGLIYDSNSTNGVKTENEKMNIPEPLMKKEESHSINQVINNASSANDTQDTEREQTDDVPESTSPQQIELTIENANDKTIDQLRLQEKKAKRSALLDNDEVGSELDDSDDDYLISEGEDDGPDENLMLCLYDKVTRTKARWKCSLKDGIVTIAHKDYSFQKAQVEAEWV, encoded by the coding sequence ATGTCAAATTCAGAAGCCAGTAAAGTTTATGAATTGATTGTTAGCTCAGTTATCAACGAAGTTCGTGAAGATTTTGAGAATGCAGGTATTGATGAACAAACATTGcaagatttgaaaaggGTTTGGCAATCTAAATTAACAGAAACTAAGGTGACTAATTTCACATGGGATGAAGAAGTATTTCCACACGTAGCTGCAACAGAAGGCCAGCAATTACCGGGAGCTCCACAACTAATAGATAGTAATCTTGATGCTAATGGAAATCCTGTCACGATtgttaaagaagaagaaggtcAGAATTTAGTATTACCTGGATTAATTTATGATtctaattcaacaaatggAGTAAAGactgaaaatgaaaaaatgaatatacCGGAACCACTTATGAAGAAGGAAGAGTCGCACTCAATAAACCAAGTTATCAATAATGCTAGTAGCGCTAATGATACTCAAGACACCGAACGAGAACAAACAGATGACGTTCCTGAAAGTACCAGCCCTCAACAAATAGAACTAACGATAGAGAATGCAAACGATAAAACGATAGACCAATTACGATTGCAGGAAAAGAAAGCTAAGAGAAGTGCATTGTtggataatgatgaagtGGGTTCTGAATTAGATGATTCTGACGATGATTATTTGATTAGTGAAGGAGAAGATGACGGTCCTGATGAAAACTTAATGTTATGTTTGTATGATAAAGTTACTAGAACCAAGGCAAGATGGAAGTGTAGTTTAAAAGATGGTATAGTTACCATTGCACATAAAGATTATTCATTCCAAAAAGCTCAAGTAGAAGCTGAATGGGTTTGA